One stretch of Carassius carassius chromosome 18, fCarCar2.1, whole genome shotgun sequence DNA includes these proteins:
- the LOC132091945 gene encoding synaptotagmin-like protein 3 has translation MKVEQENWEIIYDHVCPMDLGLFQALERERVLEVLQRDKALRTIEADRIRRLKVELQGICRQSAEFNTLAYGQRSCARCQRPLGKFWDCGTVCCGCSHLICKHCRVVRSAQEWRCTMCHAYREFKIKSGEWFLEQQAKKYPDGRESSYETIGDKLLQSYQRLSFIAVVPPTPPPVYEAPSQNRLIYLTEQDLKTSKPFTKSVENLMVSVSAHLKKFSKSQNDLSVEAGQLTVDHGLLQNSRHKSRSESALNTTNLCKAPSLPNLSQNRRGTEQYASTSTLYLTDDDASYTSACSDEQRDSNSSTGLDCGITENTCVTGEVEVAFGYNNRTSCLEITVKACKNLMFGDMKKKCHPYAKVCLLPKKNHNYEMKTAVKRGNNPVYNETLTCEVAAEQLGSCVVQVSVWHSRGLKRKLFLGETHICLADLCLESTDTQRSVCYELGPKGHPLGGDVELLLKAQFQFLPQTYPHTADVLIGAAGQLKVVITDVSKLLSLSKAAYIEGILSIPGDRELVQRSPVLKKTTGSVQMNFSRLTRQALQQATLQLNLWEKNTFSLANRLLRTARLDRESSWQRLQQMPGEWHDFVLPLHAHVSTSMRS, from the exons ATGAAAGTCGAACAGGAAAACTGGGAAATCATCTACGATCATGTCTGCCCTATGGATCTCGGGTTATTCCAGGCTCTGGAGAGAGAAAGAGTCCTGGAGGTTCTTCAGAGAGACAAAGCACTTCGAACCATTGAAGCAGACAGAATCAG GAGGCTGAAGGTAGAACTTCAAGGTATCTGTCGACAGAGTGCCGAGTTCAACACGCTTGCCTATGGTCAGAGATCATGTGCGCGATGTCAGCGGCCTCTGGGAAAGTTCTGGGACTGTGGCACGGTGTGCTGTGGGTGCAGCCATCTCATCTGCAAACACTGTCGGGTCGTCCGGTCAGCACAGGAATGGAGGTGCACCATGTGTCATGCATACAG GGAATTTAAGATCAAATCTGGTGAATGGTTTCTGGAGCAGCAAGCAAAGAAATATCCGGATGGTAGAG AAAGCAGTTATGAAACCATCGGAGACAAACTATTACAGTCTTATCAACGGCTCAG CTTTATTGCAGTCGTGCCTCCAACTCCTCCTCCTGTTTATGAAGCCCCTTCACAAAACAGACTGATTTATTTAACAGAACAG GACCTCAAAACATCAAAGCCATTTACTAAATCTGTGGAGAACCTGATGGTGTCTGTCAGTGCTCATTTAAAAA AGTTCTCCAAATCTCAGAATGATCTGAGTGTAGAAGCAGGTCAGCTGACTGTGGATCACGGACTCCTGCAGAACTCCAGACACAAGAGCCGATCAGAGAGTGCCCTCAACACAACCAAT CTGTGCAAAGCACCAAGTCTACCCAATCTATCCCAGAACAGAAGAGGCACGGAGCAGTACGCTTCAACGAGCACACTTTACCTGACAGATGACGACGCTTCATATACATCTGCATGCAGCGATGAGCAGAGG GACAGCAACAGTAGCACAGGACTGGATTGTGGGATCACTGAAAACACTTGTGTGACGGGAGAAGTAGAGGTTGCCTTTGGTTATAATAACAGGACGTCCTGTTTGGAGATAACTGTCAAAGCCTGCAAAAATCTGATGTTTGGAGACATGAAGAAGAAATGCCATCC ATATGCAAAGGTCTGTTTGCTTCCAAAGAAAAACCATAATTATGAGATGAAGACAGCAGTCAAGAGAGGAAATAACCCTGTTTACAATGAAACCTTAACT tgtGAGGTTGCTGCTGAGCAGCTGGGCAGCTGTGTCGTTCAGGTGTCAGTGTGGCACTCCAGAGGACTCAAGCGGAAGCTCTTTCTGGGCGAGACACACATCTGTCTGGCAGACTTGTGTCTGGAGAGCACAGACACTCAGCGCTCGGTCTGCTACGAACTCGGTCCAAAG GGTCATCCACTGGGTGGCGATGTGGAGCTTCTGCTGAAAGCTCAATTCCAGTTCCTGCCTCAGACTTACCCACATACAGCCG ACGTTTTGATTGGAGCAGCAGGACAGCTCAAAGTTGTCATCACTGACGTGTCGAAGCTCCTCTCTCTGTCAAAAGCAGCTTACATTGAAGG AATCCTTAGCATTCCTGGAGATCGAGAGCTGGTGCAGAGAAGTCCAGTGCTGAAGAAGACTACTGGTTCTGTCCAGATGAACTTCAGCAGATTGACACGTCAGGCGCTCCAGCAGGCCACGCTGCAGCTCAACCTGTGGGAGAAGAACACCTTCAGCCTCGCCAACCGTTTACTGAGAACAGCACGACTGGACAGAG AATCATCATGGCAACGCCTGCAGCAGATGCCAGGAGAGTGGCATGACTTCGTTCTTCCACTTCATGCTCATGTCAGCACAAGCATGAGGTCATAA